In Henningerozyma blattae CBS 6284 chromosome 7, complete genome, a single genomic region encodes these proteins:
- the ERG13 gene encoding hydroxymethylglutaryl-CoA synthase (similar to Saccharomyces cerevisiae ERG13 (YML126C); ancestral locus Anc_8.864) translates to MTEKKRQNTSNPLPRPKNVGIKGMSIYIPKTYVNQASLEKFDGISAGKYTIGLGQTNMAFVNDREDIYSMALTVCQDLLASYSIDTANIGRLEVGTETLLDKSKSVKSVLMQLFKDNSDIEGIDTLNACYGGTNALFNSINWIESSAWDGRDAIVVCGDIAIYDKGAARPTGGAGTVALWIGPDAPLVFDSTRGSYMENAYDFYKPDFTSEYPYVDGHFSLTCYVKSVDKVYDAYLKKAIRNGLIEESVKPLTEFFDYNVFHVPTCKLVSKSYGRILFNDFKRNPKLVESMGGNDDELKKFLELDYDSSLVDKLLEKKFVQLSKSLFNEKVSQSITVPTNTGNMYTASVYSSLASLLYFQGSDDLQDKRIGLFSYGSGLAASLFSLKVRGDINHIINVLDLNNKIFESRIEKTPQEYEAALTLRENAHLKKDFIPVGSLDDLHKNTYYLTKVDDRFRREYAIKE, encoded by the coding sequence ATgactgaaaaaaaaagacaaaacaCATCCAATCCCTTACCAAGACCAAAAAATGTTGGGATTAAAGGTATGTCGATTTATATCCCAAAAACTTATGTCAACCAAGCTAGTCTAGAAAAGTTTGATGGTATCTCTGCTGGTAAGTATACCATTGGGTTGGGCCAAACTAATATGGCCTTTGTTAATGATAGAgaagatatatattctatGGCTTTGACTGTTTGCCAAGATTTATTAGCAAGTTATAGCATTGATACTGCAAATATCGGTAGATTAGAAGTTGGGACCGAAACTCTATTGGATAAGTCTAAATCTGTAAAGTCAGTTCTAATGCAATTATTCAAAGATAATTCTGATATCGAAGGGATTGATACGTTGAATGCCTGTTATGGGGGTACTAATGCTCTTTTCAATTCCATCAATTGGATAGAATCATCCGCTTGGGATGGTAGAGATGCTATTGTGGTTTGTGGGGATATTGCCATTTATGACAAAGGTGCTGCTAGACCTACTGGTGGTGCTGGTACTGTTGCTCTATGGATAGGTCCAGATGCTCCATTGGTATTCGACTCTACAAGAGGTTCATATATGGAAAATGCTTACGATTTCTATAAACCAGATTTCACCAGCGAATACCCTTATGTGGATGGTCATTTTTCCTTAACTTGTTATGTTAAATCCGTAGATAAAGTTTATGATgcttatttgaaaaaagcTATTAGAAATGGATTGATTGAAGAAAGTGTTAAACCATTAACTGAATTTTTCGATTATAACGTATTCCATGTTCCAACTTGTAAATTAGTCTCTAAATCCTACGGTAGAATCCTATTCAATGATTTTAAGAGAAATCCAAAATTAGTTGAATCAATGGGGggtaatgatgatgaattgaaaaaattcttaGAATTAGATTATGATTCTTCACTAGTTGATAAGTtgttggaaaaaaaattcgtTCAATTGagtaaatcattatttaatgaaaaagttTCACAATCTATAACTGTGCCTACTAATACTGGTAACATGTATACTGCATCTGTTTATTCATCATTGGcttcattattatacttCCAAGGTTCAGATGATTTACAAGATAAAAGAATAGGTTTATTTTCATATGGTTCCGGTTTGGCTGCCTCTCTATTCTCTTTGAAAGTTAGAGGTGATAtaaatcatattattaatgtcttagatttaaataacaaaatCTTCGAatcaagaattgaaaagacTCCACAAGAATATGAAGCTGCGTTGACCTTGAGAGAAAATGCTCATTTAAAGAAGGATTTCATACCAGTAGGTTCCTTAGATGATTTACATAAGAATACTTATTATCTAACCAAGGTCGATGATAGATTCAGAAGAGAGTATGCTATCAAGGAATAA